In bacterium, a genomic segment contains:
- a CDS encoding ABC transporter substrate-binding protein encodes GASAPRQKAPPVAPPPVVVQPAAKPPSPPPVPAARPLAPAPVPAARPQTPAPATVADVPAEASAEKEPGKPIRRVGLLFPSEGPRKGFGVEARRGAQLCMEDPRGERPFALEAVVREENGADPAAVITELVDSEGVVAIVGPLLSGAAGKAIAAAERRALPLISPTAGAAGLGEGSTVFFRTCLTLEAFAAALAEYAVGRLGAPNVAILLPAQPYGRSLAGAFRQALEARGARVPVVREYPPGLRDLVPWSAALVKELLPDGAEGAPAVDAIFLAGSAVEAGMILPRLAYLGLDPREVAVLGGSALDVPEFPRLAGGYAEGALIADGFFAGSDQPAAADFVQRYRERHGDDPGPAAAQACAAVELLAAALRGGAATPRGTLDALGALGEVPTVLGPVRVAPGGRIERRPFFITVRAGGLVELGGR; translated from the coding sequence AAGGAGCGTCCGCCCCAAGGCAGAAGGCGCCTCCGGTCGCGCCGCCTCCGGTCGTCGTTCAGCCCGCCGCAAAGCCACCGTCGCCGCCGCCGGTCCCCGCGGCGCGCCCGCTCGCGCCGGCTCCGGTCCCCGCCGCCCGGCCGCAGACACCGGCGCCAGCGACGGTCGCGGACGTTCCCGCCGAGGCGTCTGCCGAGAAGGAGCCGGGGAAGCCCATCCGCCGCGTCGGCCTCCTCTTCCCCTCGGAGGGGCCGCGCAAGGGGTTCGGCGTCGAGGCCCGCCGCGGGGCGCAGCTGTGCATGGAGGACCCGCGGGGAGAGCGCCCGTTCGCGCTCGAGGCTGTCGTGCGCGAGGAGAACGGGGCCGACCCCGCGGCGGTCATCACCGAGCTGGTCGACAGCGAGGGCGTGGTCGCGATCGTGGGGCCGCTGCTCTCGGGCGCGGCCGGGAAGGCGATCGCGGCGGCCGAGCGCCGCGCCCTCCCGCTGATCTCGCCGACCGCGGGCGCCGCGGGGCTCGGCGAGGGGAGCACGGTCTTCTTCCGCACGTGCCTGACGCTCGAGGCGTTCGCCGCGGCGCTCGCCGAGTACGCGGTGGGCAGGCTCGGGGCGCCGAACGTGGCGATCCTGCTCCCCGCGCAGCCGTACGGCCGCTCCCTCGCGGGCGCCTTCCGGCAGGCGCTCGAGGCGCGCGGCGCCCGGGTGCCGGTGGTCCGCGAGTACCCGCCCGGCCTGCGCGACCTCGTTCCGTGGTCCGCGGCCCTCGTGAAGGAGCTGCTGCCGGACGGCGCGGAAGGCGCCCCCGCCGTCGACGCGATCTTCCTCGCGGGGTCGGCGGTGGAGGCCGGGATGATCCTGCCGCGGCTGGCCTACCTCGGGCTCGATCCCCGGGAGGTGGCCGTCCTCGGCGGCAGCGCGCTCGACGTCCCGGAGTTCCCCCGACTCGCGGGGGGCTACGCCGAGGGGGCGCTCATCGCCGACGGGTTCTTCGCGGGCAGCGACCAGCCGGCGGCCGCGGACTTCGTGCAGCGGTACCGCGAACGGCACGGCGACGACCCCGGCCCGGCGGCCGCGCAGGCGTGCGCCGCCGTGGAGCTGCTCGCGGCGGCGCTGCGCGGCGGGGCGGCGACGCCTCGCGGGACCCTGGACGCGCTCGGGGCGCTGGGCGAGGTTCCCACGGTCCTCGGCCCGGTCAGGGTGGCGCCCGGCGGAAGGATCGAGCGCCGTCCCTTCTTCATCACGGTCCGAGCCGGCGGCCTCGTCGAACTGGGCGGACGGTGA
- a CDS encoding adenylosuccinate synthase, translating to MPTLIVVGAQWGDEGKGKIVDLLTDRADIVVRYAGGNNAGHTIIVGGEKFVLHLIPSGILHAKKRCFLGGGMVLDPEAFLAEVEKLIARGVKIGTRLKIAPETHLIMPYHKTIDHESEKLRGKRKIGTTGRGIGPAYVDKVARIGIRVADLMDPEVFRDKLAHNIAEKNYLYKEIYGIAPMKAAPIYKRCLAFGKLIAPFVADVSRIADEAGRAGRSVLFEGAQGTMLDVDHGTYPFVTSSNAVAGGACTGGGVGPTAVDAVIGVIKAYTTRVGEGPFPTELSGALSERLREGGSEYGATTGRPRRCGWFDGVVARYSRRVNGLTSLALTKLDVLDGFPEIKVCVAYRYKGATIKEMPYGLAEWRGATPVYRTVKGWSRPTAGVRSLAKLPREARDYVKLLEDIAECRFKLVSTGAGREDTIEVGDPYRR from the coding sequence ATGCCGACGCTGATCGTGGTGGGCGCCCAGTGGGGCGACGAGGGCAAGGGGAAGATCGTCGATCTGCTCACCGACCGGGCGGACATCGTGGTGCGCTACGCCGGCGGGAACAACGCCGGGCACACGATCATCGTCGGCGGGGAGAAGTTCGTGCTCCACCTCATCCCCTCCGGGATCCTGCACGCGAAGAAGCGCTGCTTCCTCGGCGGCGGCATGGTGCTCGACCCCGAGGCCTTCCTCGCCGAGGTCGAGAAGCTCATCGCGCGCGGCGTGAAGATCGGGACGCGGCTGAAGATCGCCCCCGAGACGCACCTGATCATGCCGTACCACAAGACGATCGACCACGAGAGCGAGAAGCTGCGCGGCAAGCGCAAGATCGGCACCACCGGCCGCGGGATCGGGCCGGCCTACGTCGACAAGGTCGCGCGCATCGGCATCCGGGTGGCGGACCTCATGGACCCGGAGGTCTTCCGGGACAAGCTCGCGCACAACATCGCGGAGAAGAACTACCTCTACAAGGAGATCTACGGGATCGCGCCGATGAAGGCCGCGCCGATCTACAAGCGCTGCCTCGCGTTCGGCAAGCTGATCGCGCCGTTCGTCGCGGACGTCTCGCGCATCGCCGACGAGGCGGGGCGCGCCGGCAGGAGCGTGCTGTTCGAGGGCGCGCAGGGGACGATGCTGGACGTCGACCACGGCACCTACCCGTTCGTGACCTCCTCGAACGCGGTCGCCGGCGGCGCCTGCACGGGCGGCGGCGTCGGGCCGACCGCGGTGGACGCGGTGATCGGCGTGATCAAGGCCTACACGACGCGCGTCGGCGAGGGGCCGTTCCCGACGGAGCTGAGCGGCGCGCTCAGCGAGCGGCTGCGCGAGGGCGGCAGCGAGTACGGCGCCACGACGGGGCGGCCGCGCCGCTGCGGCTGGTTCGACGGCGTCGTCGCGCGCTACTCGCGGCGCGTCAACGGCCTGACGAGCCTGGCGCTGACGAAGCTCGACGTCCTTGACGGCTTCCCGGAGATCAAGGTCTGCGTCGCGTACCGCTACAAGGGCGCGACGATCAAGGAGATGCCCTACGGGCTGGCGGAGTGGCGCGGCGCGACACCGGTCTACAGGACGGTCAAGGGGTGGTCGAGGCCGACCGCCGGCGTGCGCAGCCTCGCGAAGCTGCCGCGCGAGGCGCGCGACTACGTCAAGCTGCTGGAGGACATCGCGGAGTGCCGCTTCAAGCTCGTGTCGACCGGCGCGGGCCGCGAGGACACGATCGAGGTCGGCGATCCCTACCGCCGCTAG